One part of the Malus sylvestris chromosome 2, drMalSylv7.2, whole genome shotgun sequence genome encodes these proteins:
- the LOC126596592 gene encoding MDIS1-interacting receptor like kinase 1-like, translating into MCIFFHFTLAICKLVFLTLNAEYAHTTRVNEKIDVYSFGVILLELTTGREANDGDEHTALAEWAWRHVQEENAIADALDQDVKEPCYLDEMCSVFKLGLSCTETLPASRPSMKVVLQILLRCSRPVINGEKTEYFAAPLLKNSKRERILEDWNGSLATNV; encoded by the coding sequence ATGtgtattttctttcatttcacaTTAGCAATCTGTAAACTGGTTTTTCTTACCCTAAATGCAGAATACGCCCACACAACGCGAGTGAATGAAAAGATCGATGTGTATAGTTTTGGGGTCATCCTTCTGGAGTTGACAACCGGCAGGGAAGCCAACGACGGCGATGAACACACTGCCCTCGCTGAATGGGCGTGGCGCCATGTTCAAGAAGAAAACGCTATCGCCGATGCTTTGGACCAGGACGTCAAAGAACCTTGTTACTTGGACGAAATGTGCTCGGTTTTCAAACTTGGCCTCAGTTGCACAGAGACACTTCCAGCTAGTAGGCCTTCCATGAAGGTCGTTCTGCAAATCTTGCTCCGATGCAGCCGTCCAGTTATCAACGGTGAAAAGACCGAGTACTTTGCCGCTCCTCTGCTCAAGAACTCGAAGCGCGAGAGGATTTTGGAAGACTGGAATGGTAGTTTGGCAACAAATGTCTGa